In the Octadecabacter sp. SW4 genome, one interval contains:
- a CDS encoding beta-ketoacyl-ACP synthase III, with protein sequence MHSVAITGTGVFTPAQTITNDELVAAFNAHADLFNAQNADAIAAGEIDAKPHSSSEFIVAASGIEQRYVLDKKGVLDPTRMFPRLPVRADEDPSVMAEMAVDAARQALGGKDPATVDLVLCAASNHERAYPAIAVEIQQLLGTSGFAFDMNVACSSATFGIQTAADMIRAGSITSALIVCPEICSAHLEWRDRDCHFIFGDVATAVLLERDDNLQGPHFKVKSTRCATQFSNNIRNNDGYLRRTHDQMDDRRDMQFMQSGRKVFKEVLPLVSKHVAAHMADEGVQATDLKRLWLHQANKTMNDYIGKKVLGRDPEPGEQPNILQDYANTSSAGSIIAFAKHSDDLAPGDMGLICSFGAGYSVGSVIVERA encoded by the coding sequence ATGCACAGTGTAGCCATCACCGGAACGGGGGTTTTCACGCCCGCGCAGACGATTACAAACGATGAACTGGTCGCGGCGTTCAACGCCCATGCTGATCTGTTCAACGCCCAGAATGCCGATGCGATTGCGGCGGGCGAAATCGACGCAAAGCCCCATTCCTCAAGCGAATTCATCGTTGCGGCCAGTGGCATAGAACAACGCTATGTGCTTGATAAAAAAGGCGTACTAGACCCCACTCGCATGTTCCCCAGGCTGCCTGTCAGGGCTGACGAGGATCCCTCTGTCATGGCTGAAATGGCCGTGGACGCCGCGCGTCAGGCTCTGGGCGGCAAGGATCCCGCCACCGTCGATCTGGTGCTTTGCGCCGCCTCGAACCACGAACGCGCCTACCCTGCGATTGCTGTGGAAATTCAACAGCTTCTGGGCACGTCCGGCTTTGCGTTCGACATGAACGTCGCCTGTTCCAGCGCCACCTTTGGCATCCAGACCGCCGCCGATATGATCCGCGCGGGCAGTATCACATCCGCCCTCATCGTCTGCCCTGAAATCTGTAGCGCGCATCTGGAATGGCGCGACCGCGATTGCCATTTCATCTTTGGCGATGTGGCCACGGCCGTCCTTCTGGAACGCGACGACAACCTGCAAGGCCCTCATTTCAAAGTAAAATCCACCCGCTGCGCCACACAGTTTTCCAATAACATCCGTAACAACGATGGCTACCTGCGCCGCACCCACGACCAGATGGACGACCGGCGCGACATGCAGTTCATGCAAAGCGGGCGCAAGGTGTTCAAGGAAGTCCTGCCGCTGGTCAGCAAACATGTTGCTGCACATATGGCAGACGAAGGTGTGCAAGCCACTGATCTCAAACGTCTTTGGCTACATCAGGCCAACAAGACCATGAACGACTACATCGGCAAAAAGGTGCTGGGCCGCGACCCCGAACCAGGCGAACAACCCAACATCCTGCAAGACTACGCCAACACCAGTTCGGCGGGCAGCATCATCGCCTTCGCCAAACACTCCGACGATCTGGCACCTGGCGACATGGGTCTGATCTGTAGCTTTGGCGCAGGCTATTCCGTGGGATCGGTGATCGTGGAACGGGCCTAG
- a CDS encoding thymidine kinase has product MAKLYFHYSTMNAGKSTVLLQASHNYIERGMQTYLLTAQFDNRAGEGKIASRIGIGSKADTFGPGEDLFAKIKARLDAGPCQCVFIDEAQFLQPDQVWQLARAVDDLNVPIMAYGLRVDFMGELFPGSAALLALADEMREVRTICHCGKKATMVVRKDDAGNVLTGGDQVQIGGNETYVSLCRRHWRAAVGDRAPS; this is encoded by the coding sequence ATGGCCAAACTCTATTTTCACTACTCCACGATGAATGCCGGCAAATCGACAGTGCTGCTGCAGGCCTCGCACAACTATATCGAACGTGGGATGCAAACCTATCTTCTGACAGCGCAGTTCGACAATCGCGCAGGCGAAGGCAAAATCGCCAGCCGGATCGGCATTGGCAGCAAGGCGGATACATTTGGCCCCGGCGAGGATCTGTTTGCCAAGATCAAGGCACGGCTTGACGCAGGGCCCTGCCAGTGCGTTTTCATCGACGAGGCGCAGTTCCTGCAGCCCGATCAGGTCTGGCAGCTGGCGCGCGCGGTCGATGATCTGAACGTGCCGATCATGGCCTATGGCTTGCGCGTTGATTTCATGGGCGAATTATTCCCCGGCTCCGCCGCACTTCTGGCCCTGGCCGATGAAATGCGCGAGGTGCGCACGATCTGCCACTGCGGGAAAAAGGCGACGATGGTCGTGCGCAAGGACGATGCGGGCAATGTGCTTACGGGCGGCGATCAGGTGCAAATCGGTGGCAACGAAACCTATGTCAGCCTGTGCCGCCGTCACTGGCGCGCAGCCGTGGGTGATCGCGCGCCGTCCTGA
- a CDS encoding D-glycerate dehydrogenase, whose protein sequence is MKKLLITREIAAPVIAQAREMFDVTVHEGGALDGAAAAQALREYDAILPTLGDDFSAPVFDGNLRCGILGNFGVGYNHIDAAAARAAGVTVSNTPDVLTDATADIGLTLILAVARRAGEGERMVRSGAWGGFGPKNLLGTHVTGKSVGIVGMGRIGQAVARRCHYGFGMEVVFFNRSPKAVDFPARQVATLAEVMGADFVVVTTPGGAETTKLIDADALGAMKPSGIFVNISRGEVVDEAALVDALERGAITGAGLDVYENEPQVPARLRALDNCVLLPHLGSATAETRQAMGQMALDNIIAWSRGETPPQAVN, encoded by the coding sequence TTGAAAAAGCTGTTGATCACCCGCGAGATCGCCGCCCCCGTGATTGCGCAGGCCCGCGAAATGTTTGACGTGACGGTGCATGAGGGGGGTGCGCTGGACGGTGCTGCCGCCGCGCAGGCCTTGCGCGAATACGATGCGATCCTTCCGACCCTTGGTGACGATTTCAGCGCGCCGGTGTTTGATGGCAATCTGCGCTGCGGGATTTTGGGAAATTTCGGCGTTGGTTACAACCATATCGACGCCGCCGCTGCCCGCGCCGCCGGTGTGACCGTGTCAAATACGCCCGATGTTCTGACCGATGCGACCGCCGATATAGGCCTGACGTTGATTTTGGCCGTTGCGCGCCGCGCCGGCGAGGGTGAGCGCATGGTCAGGTCCGGTGCCTGGGGCGGGTTTGGCCCGAAAAACCTGCTGGGCACCCATGTGACCGGCAAAAGCGTCGGTATCGTCGGCATGGGCCGGATCGGGCAGGCCGTTGCGCGGCGCTGTCATTACGGGTTTGGCATGGAGGTCGTGTTTTTCAACCGCTCGCCAAAGGCGGTCGATTTTCCGGCGCGGCAAGTGGCGACCCTGGCCGAGGTCATGGGCGCGGATTTTGTCGTTGTCACCACACCTGGCGGGGCAGAAACCACAAAATTGATCGACGCGGATGCCCTTGGCGCGATGAAACCAAGTGGCATTTTCGTCAATATCAGTCGCGGAGAGGTTGTGGACGAGGCCGCGCTCGTCGATGCATTGGAGCGCGGCGCGATCACCGGGGCGGGTCTGGACGTATATGAAAACGAACCTCAGGTGCCCGCCCGCCTGCGCGCCTTGGATAACTGCGTTTTGTTGCCCCACCTTGGATCAGCCACCGCCGAAACCCGTCAGGCGATGGGGCAAATGGCGCTGGACAATATCATTGCCTGGTCGCGCGGGGAAACTCCGCCGCAGGCGGTAAACTAG
- a CDS encoding tRNA-binding protein — translation MDDLSFDDFLKVDIRVGVVTRAEPFPEARKPAIKLWVDFGGDLGVKKSSAQITAHYAPGGLIGKQVMAVVNFPPRQIGPLMSEILVLGLPDDTGEIVLIGPDRPVPNGGRMH, via the coding sequence ATGGATGACCTGAGCTTTGATGACTTCCTCAAGGTTGATATCCGCGTCGGTGTCGTAACCCGCGCCGAGCCGTTCCCCGAAGCCCGCAAACCGGCAATCAAGCTTTGGGTCGACTTTGGCGGCGATCTGGGGGTCAAGAAATCCAGTGCACAGATCACCGCCCATTACGCGCCCGGAGGGTTGATTGGCAAACAGGTCATGGCCGTGGTGAACTTTCCACCGCGCCAGATCGGGCCGCTGATGTCGGAAATCCTTGTGCTCGGTCTGCCCGATGACACGGGCGAGATCGTTTTAATCGGGCCGGATCGGCCTGTGCCAAACGGGGGGCGCATGCATTGA
- the proC gene encoding pyrroline-5-carboxylate reductase, with the protein MDMSDIERRGLVLLGCGKMGSAMLAGWLSDGLPATSVWVLDPKPTDWLQAQGVHLNVGLPDDPAVVLVAVKPQMMGAALPSLQALGNGATVFVSVAAGITIAAFEEILGAQTPIVRAMPNTPAAIGRGITAIIGNGRTTPAQLDLADGLLQAVGQVVRLDSEGQIDAVTAVSGSGPAYVFHLIETLAAAGVAEGLPADLAMALAKATVGGAGQLAEDADEDPAQLRVNVTSPNGTTQAALAVLMDETRGFPALLARAVKAAADRSRELANG; encoded by the coding sequence ATGGATATGTCCGACATCGAACGCCGCGGGTTGGTCTTGCTGGGCTGCGGCAAGATGGGATCGGCGATGCTGGCGGGGTGGCTGTCGGACGGGTTGCCCGCAACATCCGTCTGGGTGCTTGACCCAAAACCAACCGACTGGCTGCAAGCCCAGGGCGTGCATCTGAATGTCGGCTTGCCTGACGATCCTGCCGTGGTGCTGGTGGCGGTCAAGCCACAGATGATGGGCGCGGCATTGCCATCACTTCAGGCGCTGGGCAACGGTGCGACTGTGTTTGTATCCGTCGCGGCTGGCATTACCATCGCGGCGTTCGAGGAAATCCTGGGCGCGCAAACCCCTATCGTGCGTGCCATGCCCAACACCCCCGCCGCCATCGGGCGCGGGATCACGGCGATCATTGGCAACGGGCGCACCACACCTGCCCAGCTTGATCTGGCCGACGGGCTGTTGCAGGCGGTTGGCCAGGTTGTGCGCCTTGACAGCGAGGGTCAGATTGATGCGGTCACGGCCGTGTCCGGGTCTGGCCCGGCCTATGTCTTTCACTTGATCGAAACGCTTGCCGCTGCGGGAGTGGCCGAAGGTCTGCCCGCTGATTTGGCGATGGCTTTGGCCAAGGCAACCGTGGGGGGCGCCGGGCAATTGGCCGAGGATGCCGATGAGGATCCAGCGCAGTTGCGCGTCAATGTGACCTCGCCCAATGGCACGACGCAGGCCGCACTTGCGGTTTTGATGGATGAAACCCGGGGCTTCCCGGCTTTATTGGCGCGCGCGGTCAAGGCTGCCGCAGATCGCAGCAGGGAATTGGCCAATGGATGA
- a CDS encoding YbjN domain-containing protein, which translates to MALAEQFTDVEDIHPIDLVEHIAEHHAWEFDRIHDDQIAMAVEGQWRTYSITLAWSGYDETLRLICTFEMEPPEDRMPALYELLNKVNDNCWAGAFTYWAEQKLMVYRYGLVLAGDQFAGPDQIDTMINAAVLSAERYYPAFQLATWADRSPDEALGIAIAEAYGRA; encoded by the coding sequence ATGGCACTCGCAGAGCAGTTCACAGACGTAGAAGACATCCACCCGATCGACCTTGTGGAACATATCGCCGAACACCACGCGTGGGAGTTCGACCGCATTCACGATGACCAGATCGCGATGGCCGTTGAAGGGCAGTGGCGCACCTATTCGATCACGCTGGCATGGTCAGGGTATGACGAAACGCTGCGCCTGATCTGCACCTTCGAGATGGAGCCGCCCGAAGACCGGATGCCTGCGCTTTACGAATTGCTCAACAAGGTGAACGACAATTGCTGGGCCGGCGCGTTTACCTATTGGGCCGAACAAAAGCTGATGGTCTATCGTTATGGGCTTGTGCTGGCAGGCGATCAGTTTGCCGGGCCTGACCAGATCGACACGATGATCAACGCAGCGGTGCTGAGCGCCGAGCGCTATTATCCGGCATTCCAGTTGGCCACCTGGGCTGATCGTTCGCCTGACGAGGCCTTGGGCATTGCGATTGCCGAAGCCTACGGGCGGGCCTGA
- a CDS encoding M42 family metallopeptidase, protein MNLDLLKSLCETPGVPGNEDRVRDLITREIKGLFDHVETDPMGSLLCRRDSTAKDPLKVMLLCHMDEIGFLVSHIDEKGFLYLQPVGGFDPRNLFSRRVLVCTDKGDLKGVMNPGGKPIHISSAEDRKKIPEVGDFTVDLGMGKAARDVVKIGDMVVMDEPFIEMGDKVVSKALDNRIACWLGIEAIRRLGKKGRGAEIHVVFTCQEEVGLRGARTASHRIQPDIGLGIDTTLACDTPGVPDKDATTIQGKGFGLHVRDSSFIADKALVRDIEVLAEKRKIPFQRTMLAAGGQDGAAAQQAAAGARAVGIVVGTRYIHTVTEMIHKTDLEAALDIIVAYLEQL, encoded by the coding sequence ATGAACCTCGATCTGCTCAAATCCCTGTGCGAAACTCCCGGTGTGCCGGGTAACGAAGACCGCGTGCGCGACCTGATCACCCGAGAAATCAAGGGGCTCTTTGATCATGTCGAGACCGATCCGATGGGCAGTCTGCTTTGCCGTCGCGACAGCACCGCCAAAGACCCGCTCAAGGTTATGCTGCTGTGTCATATGGACGAAATCGGCTTTCTCGTCAGCCACATCGACGAAAAGGGGTTCCTTTATCTGCAACCGGTCGGCGGCTTTGATCCGCGCAACCTGTTTTCACGCCGCGTGTTGGTCTGCACTGACAAGGGTGACCTCAAGGGTGTCATGAACCCCGGTGGCAAGCCAATCCACATTTCCAGCGCCGAAGACCGCAAGAAAATCCCCGAAGTGGGCGACTTCACCGTCGATCTTGGCATGGGCAAGGCCGCCCGTGATGTCGTGAAGATCGGCGATATGGTGGTGATGGACGAACCCTTCATCGAAATGGGCGACAAGGTGGTCAGCAAGGCGCTGGACAATCGTATCGCCTGCTGGCTGGGGATCGAGGCGATCCGCCGGTTGGGCAAGAAAGGGCGCGGCGCTGAAATCCATGTAGTGTTTACCTGTCAGGAAGAAGTGGGTTTGCGCGGCGCACGCACCGCATCCCATCGCATCCAGCCCGATATCGGACTTGGTATCGACACGACGCTGGCCTGCGATACGCCCGGCGTCCCCGACAAGGATGCGACCACCATCCAGGGCAAGGGTTTCGGCCTGCACGTGCGCGACAGTTCCTTCATCGCTGACAAGGCGCTGGTGCGTGATATCGAAGTGCTCGCCGAAAAAAGGAAAATCCCGTTCCAGCGCACGATGCTGGCCGCAGGTGGCCAAGACGGTGCCGCCGCGCAACAGGCCGCGGCAGGCGCGCGCGCTGTGGGGATCGTTGTGGGCACGCGCTATATCCATACGGTCACGGAAATGATCCACAAAACCGACCTCGAGGCCGCGCTGGACATTATCGTCGCATACCTCGAACAGCTCTGA
- a CDS encoding accessory factor UbiK family protein, which yields MQTRNKIFDDIGQLMTNAMGVAQGAKDEASNAMSGMMDRWLADRDLVTREEFDAVRVMAQKAREENAALMARIEALEGKGKSKAKT from the coding sequence ATGCAGACCCGTAACAAGATTTTCGACGATATCGGCCAGTTGATGACCAATGCGATGGGCGTGGCCCAGGGGGCCAAGGACGAGGCGAGCAACGCCATGTCGGGCATGATGGACCGCTGGCTTGCTGACCGGGATCTGGTGACCCGCGAAGAGTTCGACGCTGTGCGCGTCATGGCACAAAAGGCCCGCGAGGAAAACGCTGCCCTGATGGCACGGATCGAAGCGCTTGAGGGGAAGGGCAAATCCAAGGCCAAAACCTAG
- the lgt gene encoding prolipoprotein diacylglyceryl transferase — translation METGLPFPDISPEIFTISLFGMTFALRWYAMAYIVGIVIGWRIAVAAIKRPHLWRDERAPMTAEQIEDLLTWVIIGVIAGGRLGYVLFYKPAYYLSNPLEIPMLWQGGMSFHGGFLGVCLAVFLVARKHKAALGDVANILALTATPAIFLVRISNFINGELWGRPTDLPWGVIFPGAAAQTCDGITGLCARHPSQLYEAGLEGLILGALLMWLAFSRGWLKRQWQLAGLFMAGYGVARFLVEFVRQPDAQFVEMGNPLGLVLHINGWGLTMGQTLSLPMVIVGAAIIWAVRRRPE, via the coding sequence ATGGAAACAGGTCTCCCCTTCCCCGATATTTCACCCGAGATTTTTACCATCTCGCTGTTTGGAATGACATTTGCGCTGCGCTGGTATGCGATGGCCTATATCGTCGGCATTGTGATCGGCTGGCGGATTGCCGTCGCAGCGATCAAGCGCCCGCATCTATGGCGCGACGAACGCGCACCGATGACAGCCGAACAGATCGAGGATTTGCTGACCTGGGTGATCATCGGCGTGATTGCAGGCGGGCGGTTGGGTTATGTGCTGTTTTACAAACCCGCCTATTATCTGTCGAACCCGCTGGAAATCCCGATGCTATGGCAGGGCGGCATGTCGTTTCACGGCGGCTTCCTCGGGGTCTGCCTTGCGGTGTTCCTCGTAGCGCGCAAGCACAAGGCAGCTCTGGGCGATGTGGCCAATATCCTTGCGCTGACGGCGACACCGGCGATCTTCCTCGTCCGGATCTCAAACTTTATCAACGGCGAGCTGTGGGGCCGCCCGACCGACTTGCCTTGGGGGGTGATTTTCCCCGGGGCCGCTGCGCAAACCTGCGACGGCATCACAGGTCTGTGCGCACGCCACCCTTCACAGCTTTACGAGGCCGGCCTCGAGGGGCTGATTCTTGGCGCGCTGCTGATGTGGCTTGCGTTTTCGCGTGGCTGGCTCAAACGCCAGTGGCAGTTGGCGGGCCTTTTCATGGCGGGCTACGGTGTGGCGCGGTTCCTTGTCGAATTCGTGCGCCAGCCAGACGCGCAATTCGTCGAGATGGGCAATCCGCTGGGTCTTGTGCTGCACATCAATGGCTGGGGGCTGACGATGGGGCAAACCTTGTCGCTGCCAATGGTGATCGTCGGCGCAGCAATCATCTGGGCTGTGCGCCGACGTCCTGAATGA
- a CDS encoding class I SAM-dependent methyltransferase, producing MTALGDLLIQRIRATGPITLADFMTECLLHPEHGVYTTRDPLGAAGDFTTAPEISQMFGEIVGLALAQAWMDQGAPKSFALAELGPGRGTLMADILRATRRVAGFHAAAQVHLIEASPTLRAAQAKLIPNATWHDSITSLPDLPLLLAANEFFDALPIRQFHRHSNGWQETVVGAQGDALAAGLAPPAPLASLDHRLDDTKVGDIVEVCPALPAITHDIGTRIAQHGGLALIIDYGDWQSQGDTLQALQNHKPTDPFAAPGMADLTAHVDFAAIAEAAAPAVFTRVTPQGVFLERLGITQRAQALAQNLGAAALESHIAAHRRLTHPDAMGHLFKVIGLYPKGATPPPGLTP from the coding sequence ATGACGGCACTGGGCGACCTCCTGATTCAGCGCATCCGCGCCACGGGGCCGATCACGCTAGCCGATTTCATGACCGAATGCCTGCTTCATCCCGAACATGGCGTCTATACCACCCGCGATCCTTTGGGTGCGGCGGGCGATTTCACAACAGCGCCCGAGATCAGCCAGATGTTTGGGGAAATAGTCGGGCTTGCCCTTGCACAGGCATGGATGGATCAGGGCGCACCTAAATCTTTTGCGCTGGCCGAACTTGGCCCCGGCCGTGGCACGCTAATGGCCGACATCTTGCGCGCGACGCGCCGTGTTGCAGGGTTTCACGCCGCCGCACAGGTGCACCTGATCGAGGCATCACCAACCCTGCGCGCCGCCCAAGCCAAACTGATCCCGAACGCCACCTGGCACGATAGTATCACCAGCCTGCCGGACCTGCCACTGTTGCTGGCCGCCAACGAATTCTTTGATGCGCTCCCGATCCGCCAGTTTCATCGGCACTCGAACGGCTGGCAGGAAACAGTGGTCGGCGCGCAGGGCGACGCGCTTGCGGCCGGGCTTGCCCCGCCTGCGCCGCTTGCCAGCCTTGATCACCGGCTGGACGACACCAAAGTGGGCGATATCGTCGAAGTCTGCCCTGCGCTGCCCGCCATAACACACGACATCGGCACGCGGATCGCGCAGCACGGCGGCCTGGCTCTGATAATCGACTATGGTGACTGGCAGTCGCAGGGCGACACCCTGCAAGCCCTGCAAAACCACAAACCAACCGATCCCTTCGCCGCCCCCGGCATGGCCGACCTGACGGCGCATGTGGATTTCGCCGCGATCGCCGAAGCGGCAGCGCCCGCGGTCTTTACCCGCGTCACACCGCAGGGTGTGTTTCTGGAACGCCTCGGGATCACGCAGCGGGCCCAGGCGCTTGCACAAAACCTTGGCGCTGCGGCGCTGGAAAGCCACATCGCCGCGCATCGCCGCTTGACCCACCCCGATGCGATGGGCCACCTTTTCAAAGTGATCGGCCTTTATCCCAAAGGTGCGACACCCCCGCCCGGTTTGACGCCATGA
- the pgeF gene encoding peptidoglycan editing factor PgeF, translated as MTLEIITSDALAPLRHGFFTRKGGASSGVFAGLNCGQGSSDQHEAVAINRARVAKAMQVESDALVGVHQIHSADVVHVTAPGDDRPRADALVTATPGIALSILTADCQPVLFADASAGVIGAAHAGWKGAMNGVLEATVDAMERLGANRDAITAVIGPSISQRAYEVGPEFLDDFLMDDSDNARFFANGTGDRMLFDLPAFGLHRLRRAGVGRAEWTRHCTYHDPDRFYSYRRTTHAREADYGRLIAAIRL; from the coding sequence ATGACACTGGAGATCATCACCTCGGATGCCCTCGCGCCGCTGCGCCACGGATTTTTCACGCGCAAGGGCGGCGCATCGTCGGGTGTCTTTGCCGGGCTGAACTGCGGACAGGGATCGTCGGACCAGCACGAAGCCGTGGCGATCAACCGCGCCCGCGTCGCGAAGGCCATGCAGGTTGAAAGCGATGCGCTGGTTGGGGTGCATCAAATCCATTCGGCAGATGTTGTGCATGTCACGGCACCTGGCGATGATCGCCCGCGCGCAGATGCTCTGGTAACGGCCACGCCCGGTATCGCCCTGTCAATCCTGACCGCCGATTGCCAGCCTGTGCTGTTTGCGGATGCCAGTGCCGGTGTGATCGGTGCGGCCCATGCCGGCTGGAAGGGCGCGATGAATGGCGTGCTTGAAGCAACCGTTGACGCGATGGAGCGTCTGGGGGCCAACCGTGACGCGATCACGGCGGTGATCGGCCCGTCGATCAGCCAGCGCGCCTATGAAGTCGGGCCTGAATTTCTGGACGATTTCCTGATGGACGATTCTGACAATGCCCGTTTTTTTGCCAATGGCACGGGCGACCGGATGCTGTTTGACCTGCCCGCCTTTGGCTTGCACCGCCTGCGCCGTGCCGGTGTCGGCCGCGCAGAATGGACGCGCCATTGCACCTACCACGACCCCGACAGGTTTTACAGCTATCGCCGCACGACCCATGCGCGCGAGGCCGATTACGGACGTCTGATTGCGGCGATAAGGCTGTAA
- a CDS encoding Hint domain-containing protein, whose product MTKTHQSAAGLAARTSSSPVGYDRFAQTDGRPQRSQPLMRKYEVAHLARGGDIHDFSRIAPAIPAFEDSFAALARGAIIQTSRGPTAIEDLLPGDEIRTTDHGFQTLLWRGSTTLVPNAPRQAPEMGRLTRIAADALGIARPMHDLVLGPCARLHHRAAAIQQLTGHQSAFIPARDFIDGINIIDVTPFTPVQVFQLGFARHERFTANGVEIESQNPGARHVLNLRGEGLALYLSLFPHMQDISDFGPLLRPRLALRDLDLFDVA is encoded by the coding sequence ATGACCAAGACCCACCAAAGCGCCGCTGGCCTCGCGGCGCGTACCAGTTCCTCTCCGGTCGGTTATGACCGGTTCGCTCAGACAGACGGGCGACCTCAGCGCAGCCAGCCTCTAATGCGCAAATACGAGGTCGCCCATCTGGCGCGCGGCGGTGATATTCATGACTTTTCCCGCATTGCACCTGCCATTCCGGCTTTCGAAGACTCCTTTGCCGCCCTTGCGCGCGGCGCGATCATCCAGACATCGCGCGGCCCCACCGCCATCGAAGACCTGCTGCCCGGTGACGAAATCCGCACAACTGATCACGGCTTTCAAACGTTGCTGTGGCGCGGATCAACCACGCTTGTGCCAAACGCCCCGCGCCAGGCCCCCGAAATGGGCCGTCTGACGCGGATCGCTGCCGATGCCCTTGGGATTGCGCGTCCGATGCACGATCTGGTGCTTGGCCCCTGCGCGCGGCTGCACCACCGCGCCGCTGCGATCCAGCAACTGACAGGCCACCAATCGGCCTTTATCCCGGCGCGCGATTTTATCGACGGGATCAATATCATCGACGTCACCCCCTTTACACCCGTGCAGGTGTTCCAGCTTGGCTTTGCGCGCCATGAACGGTTCACCGCCAATGGTGTCGAAATCGAAAGCCAGAATCCCGGTGCGCGTCATGTGCTGAACCTGCGTGGCGAAGGTCTTGCGCTTTATCTGTCGCTATTCCCGCATATGCAGGACATTTCGGACTTTGGCCCGCTGCTGCGCCCGCGTCTTGCGCTGCGCGATCTTGATCTGTTTGACGTGGCCTAG
- a CDS encoding Lrp/AsnC family transcriptional regulator: MPGQKLDEIDRMILAELQADGRMTNVELAKRVGISAPPCLRRVRTLEEQGFIRGYHADVDPRELGFEVQVFAMVGLVSQAESDLSAFENRCKGWPLVRECHMLNGEVDFILKCVAPDLRSFQTFLTEDLTSAENVASVKTSLVIRGAKDEPGVPFDVLEARLAKEA; this comes from the coding sequence ATGCCGGGCCAAAAGCTGGATGAAATTGACCGTATGATTTTGGCCGAATTGCAGGCGGACGGGCGAATGACCAACGTTGAATTGGCCAAGCGCGTGGGCATTTCCGCGCCGCCCTGTCTGCGCCGTGTGCGCACATTGGAAGAACAGGGCTTCATTCGCGGTTATCACGCCGATGTGGACCCGCGCGAGCTGGGCTTCGAGGTGCAGGTCTTTGCAATGGTCGGTCTGGTCAGTCAGGCCGAATCCGATCTCAGCGCCTTTGAGAACCGCTGCAAGGGTTGGCCGTTGGTGCGCGAGTGTCACATGCTGAACGGCGAGGTTGATTTCATCCTGAAATGTGTCGCCCCCGACCTGCGCAGTTTCCAGACCTTCCTGACCGAAGACCTTACCTCGGCCGAAAACGTGGCGAGCGTGAAAACCTCGCTGGTTATTCGCGGGGCCAAGGACGAACCCGGCGTGCCCTTTGACGTGCTCGAAGCGCGGCTGGCCAAAGAGGCCTAG